A stretch of DNA from bacterium:
TCCGGGCGGGTTTCGATGGTTCTCGACAGGATCCCGAGGGCCTCGTCCGTCATCCCGATCTCCCTGAGTGTCACGGCCAGCCGCACCTGGATATCCGGGAAACCGGGCGACAGGTTGAGCGCTTTCCGGTATTCCTCGATGCTCTCCACGAACATACCCAGTTCTCGGTAGATATCGCCTGTCTCCTTGTGACGGTTAGCCAGCTTGCCGGCCACGAAAGGTTCGATGGGTGCCTTTTTCCGGGACGCTCTCTGCCGGGCCTGGTCGATAACCTCCTTTGCCCGTCCGTACTGTCTCATTTCGTTGAGAGTTACCGCCAGGTTCAGGGAGGCTTCCGTGTAGTCCGGGTTGAGCCTGACCGCTCTTTCCAGATACTCGCGGGCCCGGGGGAACTCCCCCTTTTGATAATACAGCTGGCCAAGACGGTTGCACACGTCCGCGAAGTCAGGGTTGCCGCGATAGATCGAAAGGAG
This window harbors:
- a CDS encoding tetratricopeptide repeat protein, with translation MTGKRYTVSEIDDLIAQGHMDQAEGALLSIYRGNPDFADVCNRLGQLYYQKGEFPRAREYLERAVRLNPDYTEASLNLAVTLNEMRQYGRAKEVIDQARQRASRKKAPIEPFVAGKLANRHKETGDIYRELGMFVESIEEYRKALNLSPGFPDIQVRLAVTLREIGMTDEALGILSRTIETRPDYLDARIQLGITYFSRGFLERANEQWGEVLKANPNHAKALMYMSFLGKDKVGRHPAN